A genomic segment from Deinococcus sedimenti encodes:
- a CDS encoding RecB family exonuclease, which yields MDQAAGDARPLTPGSARPPVVPELLTTVRIPERFSPSGFHALERCPLSQLHGLGEAERLPPNPAALLGTVLHETVARLARAGPHDVTEVFNEVLQTTEEAARMLWPQAGLVPLRRAVGRTVWRKGQARLLAWASGAARHASPSRRAPPRDLLGDRDPRIPTGRERRLEVPELRLTGRPDLIERIGAEVHVTDLKSGVTTRGGRPSLPLSQQLWLYATMLETLEPGLRVRLWLHGSDRVEVPWGEPERADTRARLEDLLVRFPSGRPVEAAAVAVPGPHCGACPVRHRCPGYRSRAVSWWGQTSVEGPVAPYDVWGEVRGRHSPADPTDDRTALRDEAGRTVLISGAARWSFLPGERAWFFGLRPDETMPMHGKWVHPRSFRIPHVDVDGVGIQGVYRSRQ from the coding sequence ATGGATCAAGCAGCAGGCGACGCTCGCCCGTTGACGCCGGGGAGCGCACGCCCCCCGGTAGTCCCGGAACTCCTGACGACGGTCCGCATCCCAGAGCGGTTCAGTCCGTCCGGTTTCCACGCTCTCGAACGGTGTCCCCTGTCTCAGCTGCACGGACTTGGCGAAGCCGAGCGGCTTCCGCCGAACCCGGCGGCGCTGCTCGGCACCGTCCTGCACGAGACCGTGGCCCGCCTCGCCCGGGCGGGCCCCCACGACGTCACGGAGGTCTTCAACGAGGTCCTGCAGACGACCGAGGAGGCTGCCCGGATGCTCTGGCCGCAGGCGGGACTGGTGCCGCTCCGGAGGGCCGTCGGGCGCACGGTCTGGCGTAAAGGACAGGCGAGACTGCTCGCCTGGGCGTCCGGCGCCGCGCGTCACGCTTCGCCGTCACGGCGCGCTCCGCCCCGAGATCTCCTCGGCGACCGCGACCCCCGGATCCCCACGGGTCGCGAACGACGGCTCGAGGTACCGGAGCTGCGTCTCACAGGGCGCCCGGATCTGATCGAACGAATCGGTGCCGAAGTGCACGTCACGGATCTGAAGTCCGGCGTCACGACGCGCGGCGGACGCCCGAGTCTCCCCCTCTCACAGCAACTGTGGCTGTACGCGACGATGCTCGAAACGCTGGAACCCGGTCTTCGGGTCCGGCTGTGGCTCCACGGTTCCGACCGCGTGGAGGTGCCGTGGGGCGAACCAGAAAGGGCGGACACCCGAGCCCGACTGGAAGACCTCCTCGTCAGGTTCCCGAGCGGACGTCCGGTCGAAGCGGCCGCCGTCGCGGTCCCCGGACCCCACTGCGGGGCGTGTCCGGTCAGACACCGGTGCCCCGGCTACCGGAGTCGTGCCGTGTCCTGGTGGGGACAGACCTCCGTGGAGGGCCCTGTCGCGCCGTACGACGTCTGGGGAGAGGTAAGGGGCAGGCATTCGCCTGCTGATCCGACCGACGATCGCACGGCCCTCAGGGACGAGGCGGGCAGGACGGTCCTGATTTCCGGCGCAGCGCGCTGGTCGTTCCTGCCCGGCGAGCGGGCGTGGTTCTTCGGACTCCGACCGGACGAGACGATGCCCATGCACGGGAAATGGGTTCATCCCCGGAGTTTCCGGATTCCGCATGTCGACGTGGACGGCGTGGGAATCCAGGGCGTGTACCGCAGTCGGCAGTGA
- a CDS encoding nuclease-related domain-containing DEAD/DEAH box helicase — MELQLHSGRIADLANRGERRVLAELERVRDHPAARDWVVLHSVRIKPDRSPNGGEVDLVVLIPGASTVVLLEIKGHESVEERDDRIFVRYQDGSRKDPLVQVERARSDILSILTEARKKETVRAHVHVVTGVLLPFATLGKAGGVSWDRRQIVDEREMQDGIVEAIARVAGYATAGTVPQPLHPQAQAFVRDQFQPRFQPAHDPRSMIEAAEREALELTEQQSDVIDSIFDNDHSPHVVHGPAGSGKTVMAIDLLHRYLRENPGARVLYLCYNAFLSQKARHMADGRFEADTIHKFMSDIASHLCTPAERDAPDFLERILPDKAAQAADEEEIKYDLVVVDEYPDIFEDQYLFFLNTIIEGGFAEGRWHFLGDVQQDIFKRDVGERFAAFEEDHCNGRSPYKKVLRENLRNTRQIAELGRRIVKDDRIRALRADGAPIEVHGYQHLPDALEREVKRWLGVGYLPSEIVVISPEAASMDVTVGGHSIRVLSSVEESSPLGLTTARRFKGCETQVVILVDPQAISTADEEQLRQLTYVAVTRAKHGLSVLYRTEERTKFDALFGRRAS; from the coding sequence ATGGAACTCCAACTGCACAGCGGACGGATCGCCGATCTCGCCAACCGCGGGGAGCGCCGCGTCCTCGCCGAACTGGAGCGTGTCCGGGACCACCCGGCGGCGCGCGACTGGGTCGTCCTCCACTCCGTCCGCATCAAACCGGACCGGTCGCCGAACGGCGGCGAGGTGGATTTGGTCGTCCTCATCCCCGGAGCCAGCACGGTGGTGCTCCTCGAGATCAAAGGTCACGAGTCCGTCGAAGAGCGCGACGACCGGATCTTCGTGCGATACCAGGACGGCAGCCGAAAGGACCCGCTCGTCCAGGTGGAGCGCGCCAGGAGCGACATCCTGTCCATCCTGACCGAAGCCCGCAAGAAGGAGACCGTCCGCGCCCACGTCCACGTCGTCACCGGAGTCCTCCTGCCCTTCGCCACCCTCGGCAAGGCCGGAGGCGTGTCCTGGGACCGGCGGCAGATCGTCGACGAGCGCGAGATGCAGGACGGGATCGTCGAAGCGATCGCGCGCGTCGCCGGGTACGCCACGGCGGGCACCGTTCCGCAGCCGCTCCACCCGCAGGCCCAGGCATTCGTCCGGGACCAGTTCCAACCCCGCTTCCAGCCCGCCCACGATCCCCGCAGCATGATTGAAGCGGCGGAACGCGAAGCGCTGGAACTCACCGAACAGCAGTCGGACGTCATCGACAGCATCTTCGACAACGACCATAGCCCGCACGTCGTCCACGGTCCGGCCGGATCCGGGAAGACCGTCATGGCGATAGACCTGCTCCACCGTTACCTCCGGGAGAATCCGGGAGCCCGAGTGCTCTACCTCTGTTACAACGCCTTCCTCTCGCAGAAGGCGAGGCACATGGCCGACGGCCGCTTTGAAGCCGACACGATACACAAGTTCATGTCGGACATCGCGTCGCATCTCTGCACGCCCGCCGAACGCGACGCGCCCGACTTCCTGGAAAGGATCCTGCCCGACAAGGCCGCTCAGGCGGCCGACGAAGAGGAGATCAAATACGATCTGGTCGTCGTGGACGAGTACCCCGACATCTTTGAGGACCAGTACCTATTCTTCCTGAACACGATCATTGAAGGCGGATTCGCCGAAGGCCGCTGGCATTTCCTGGGCGACGTCCAACAGGATATCTTCAAACGCGACGTGGGAGAACGGTTCGCGGCATTCGAGGAGGACCACTGCAACGGGCGATCCCCATACAAGAAGGTGCTGCGGGAAAATCTACGCAACACCCGTCAGATCGCGGAACTCGGACGCCGGATCGTGAAGGACGATCGGATTCGAGCGTTGCGCGCCGATGGCGCACCGATTGAGGTCCACGGCTACCAGCATCTGCCGGACGCCCTGGAACGGGAAGTCAAGCGATGGCTCGGCGTCGGCTACCTGCCCTCCGAGATCGTCGTCATCTCGCCCGAAGCTGCGTCGATGGATGTCACGGTCGGCGGCCACTCCATCCGCGTCCTGTCGAGTGTCGAGGAGAGCTCGCCATTGGGTCTCACGACCGCCCGGCGATTCAAAGGCTGCGAAACGCAGGTCGTGATCCTCGTTGATCCGCAGGCGATCTCCACGGCGGACGAAGAGCAGCTCAGGCAATTGACCTACGTCGCCGTGACACGTGCCAAACACGGCCTGAGCGTCCTATACAGGACAGAGGAACGCACGAAGTTTGACGCCCTCTTCGGACGCAGAGCGTCTTGA
- a CDS encoding DNA cytosine methyltransferase: MSGQKRHSLRISERPVVAVDMFCGVGGLTYGLREAGLQVTAGYDLDDSCSFAYEANNDGATFLHADITTVTADDLAAHYPPGAIRVLVGCAPCQPYSTAAAKTKIGKSAEELQREWAPLQAFLDLILTLKPEVVSMENVVRLATKGKFPIYAEFKASLERAGYEVSEYRVFGPDYGIPQARRRLVLFASRWGKVALPPATHARKEMATVGEALRDLPRLDAGGTDPHDPLHKTYKLTERNRKRAEASKPGGTWADWPDDLKLACHLKASGATYGSVYGRMDPEQPAPTMTTQFYNIGTGRFVHPTQDRGLSLREGAILQTFPRSYQFVRPGEAASFARHGRQIGNAVPPELGRVIGRAILDHLKKVRTAPPLISPV; the protein is encoded by the coding sequence ATGAGTGGACAAAAGCGACACAGTCTACGAATTTCCGAACGACCGGTGGTCGCCGTCGACATGTTCTGCGGCGTCGGCGGGCTCACCTACGGCCTCCGGGAAGCCGGATTGCAGGTCACGGCCGGCTACGATCTGGACGACAGCTGCAGCTTCGCCTACGAGGCGAACAACGACGGAGCGACGTTCCTACACGCGGACATCACGACCGTCACGGCGGACGATCTCGCGGCCCACTACCCGCCGGGCGCGATCCGTGTCCTGGTCGGTTGCGCGCCGTGTCAGCCGTATTCCACAGCAGCCGCCAAGACCAAGATCGGCAAGTCCGCCGAGGAACTGCAACGCGAATGGGCGCCCCTCCAGGCCTTCCTGGACCTGATCCTGACGCTCAAACCCGAAGTGGTGAGCATGGAGAACGTCGTGCGGCTGGCGACGAAAGGCAAATTCCCGATCTACGCGGAGTTCAAAGCGTCGCTCGAGAGGGCCGGGTACGAGGTGAGCGAATACCGCGTCTTCGGGCCCGACTACGGGATCCCGCAGGCAAGGCGCCGCCTCGTCCTCTTCGCCTCACGGTGGGGGAAGGTCGCGTTGCCTCCGGCGACGCACGCCCGGAAGGAAATGGCGACCGTCGGCGAGGCCCTGCGTGATCTGCCACGATTGGACGCTGGAGGCACCGATCCGCACGATCCGCTGCACAAGACCTATAAGTTGACGGAGAGGAACCGGAAACGGGCGGAGGCTTCCAAACCCGGCGGCACGTGGGCGGACTGGCCGGACGACCTGAAACTCGCGTGTCACCTCAAGGCGTCTGGTGCGACCTACGGTTCGGTCTACGGACGCATGGATCCCGAACAGCCCGCTCCCACCATGACCACGCAGTTCTACAACATCGGGACCGGCCGGTTCGTCCACCCGACCCAAGACCGTGGGCTGAGCCTGAGGGAAGGCGCGATCCTCCAGACCTTCCCGCGCTCGTACCAGTTCGTCCGGCCCGGGGAGGCCGCCTCATTCGCGCGGCACGGGCGCCAGATCGGCAACGCCGTGCCACCCGAACTCGGCCGGGTGATCGGCCGGGCCATCCTGGACCATCTCAAGAAGGTGAGGACGGCCCCACCGCTCATCTCTCCCGTCTGA